The window CTCCCCCGCATGGCGGTCTGGCTTTGGGGTTGGATCGTCTGGTGACCCTCATGCTCGGGCTGGACTCCATCCGCGAAGTGATCGCCTTCCCGAAGACCCAAAAAGCAGGCTGTCCTCTGACCCAGGCCCCTTCGACCGTGGCCTTCGAACAATTGCGGGATCTCTATCTGCGCTCCACTTTCCGGCCCAAGGAGAGTGAACCGAACCCGGCATCCGCAAAAGCAGCGGCAAGTGAATGATACATTCCGGGGAAAGTGGCTTGAACCCTGTGCCGGCAAAAGCATCGGAAATTGCAACAGCGATGGAAACTGGTTGATACCTCATGAATATCCCTGGTTCGTCATCGGATGATTGGCCAGAACCCCATTCGAATCCGTCGCCCGGTCGGGTTGAGGATGATGATGATGTGGGCGATGCCAGGCCTTTTGATCCGCGCAAGGTCAAGATTGAAACCAAACCCATGACCTTGGCTCCCCTCATCCAGCGCATGCGGGAGGGGAGAATCAATCTTGCGCCCGAATTCCAGCGGCAGGAGGTCTGGAAACTGACCGCCAAAAGTCGCCTGATCGAGTCCCTGCTGATTCGCATCCCGCTGCCGGCTTTTTACATGGATGCATCGGACGAGAACAGTTGGGTCGTCGTGGATGGGTTGCAAAGGCTTTGCACTTTGCGGGATTTTGTCGTTCCGCACGATGAAGGCCGGCGTCTGATTCTGCAAGACCTGGAATATCTCAAGGATTTGGAAGGCAAAAGCTTCCATGATCTGCACCGTCCCCTGCAACGACGGATCGAAGAGACCGAAATCATTGTCTTTTTGATCGAAAAGGGGACCCCTTGCGACCTGAAATTCAACCTTTTCAAGCGGATCAATACCGGGGGTCTGCCCCTGTCTTCCCAGGAGATCCGGCATGCCTTGCATCAGGGGCCAGCCACACGCTTCCTGAAGGAGTTGGCCAGAACGGATGAGTTTTTGCGGGCCACGGGGGGGGACGTTGCCGATGATCGCATGCAGGCCAGGGAGTATATTCTGCACGCGCTTGCCTTTTTGCTGACTCCCTATACCGCCTATGCCGGTGATTTCAATGCGTTCCTGGGTGAAACCATGGTGCGCATGAACAACATGTCCGACCAGGAGTTGGCATCTCTGCGAAATAGATTCATGCGCGCCATGGTTCATGCCGAAAAAATATTTGGCGAGCAGGCCTTCCGCAAGCCCACCAAACCCGGTGACAGGGTTCTACCCATCAGCAGAGCCTTGTTTGAGGTCTGGTCGGTTGGTCTGGATTCCCTCAGCGATGACGAGCTGGCCTCCCTGGTCGCCAGGAAGGATGTTGTGGTCAATCTGTTTGCCGAGTCTATGCATGCGCATGTTTGTGTGCATGATTTTTCAAACTCAGCGAGTCATTCGGAGCGGGTGAAGAGACGTTTCCAGGATGTGGAAAAAATGATTTGGCGGGTACTGTCAGCGTGATTTCGTTGAATGTTTACAATACAATGTTCTGACCAGATATTATATGAGAGGTTTTTTTGAATGCACATGGCCATATTTTAGTAGAATCCAACATGCCTACAGAGAAGTTTCATGCAAAAACCCAAAAAAAAGATTCCCGACCCACTGTTGTTTCGCTCCCAGACCCCTGAACATTCCAGACTGGTCAAGGAACTTTTCCAGGGGCGGCAACAAGAACTGGATGATGGGGTCGCCATCTTGCAGGCCGGGTTGGATTGGGCTGGCAAACGTGGGCAGGCAGGATTGGATAAAATTCCATGGGTGATCCATGGCGAAACCCGTTCTGGCAAGTCGCATCTGGCGCGGCGCATCCTGACTGAATTGGCTGAGGTGTCTGACGCATCCGACGCAAAGGACGCTTGGCAAATCATTGTCCAGGCGCGTGACAGGCTGGATGCGGTCCAGGTCATGCAGAAAATTTTTGATGGATTGCTGGGTTTCTATCATGCTTGCCTGGTGGATGCGCGTTTTCCTGAATTATCCCCGGACGATAAAAATTTTGTTCAATCGACGACGGAATTGATGGATGAAGTCGTCAAGTTTTCCGGTGGTGCGAGCAGTCTGGTCTGGAAGTTTTCCCATAATACAACCGCTTCTTTGACAGGGGGAATTCAGGCTGGCCCGAAAATTTTCAAGGTTCTTGCCAACCTGGGCATGGGGGGAGGCAGTGGTGAGGAGGTCAGCCTCACACTGGCACCGCCTACGCCGGAACGTTATGCGCTTTATTGTGGCACCATGGTGGATACCTTGTTGCGAGTGGGGCGTTTGCGGCATCTGCTGGTGTTGGTTGATGATGCCGATCTGCTGGAAGTGGAAATAAGAAGGCCAGTCTCGCAAGAGGACAAGGATCGCAACCAACAACGGGCCAGACTGACCGAGGCCCTGGTCGTCTTGCATCGGGAAGCGGGCATTGATGTTCTGGTTACCGCCCGGTCGCGTTTTGCCCGGTCCAGCAAGGATTTTCATGATTTATTGGATTTGAACGAGTACCCCATGTCGGCAGAGGCATTGGCACAGATTTATGCGGTGCAAATGCGCACGTTTGCTGCCCAGGTGGAACAGCCCGAAGATTTTTTGCTCCCGGAAACGGTTCTTGACGCAGCCAAACTGTCCGGGTTTTTACCCGGTATTTTTTTGGGTCACCTGAAAATTGCCTATGCGGTTCATCGGCGGGAACCAGAAAATCGTCCGCGTGATCTGAATTGGTATATGGGTGTTTTTCGGAATTATTTTGAACAAAAACGAAATCTTTGTTCTGAGGGGGCAGAGCAACTGATCCAGGCCATCAGTGAAAATTGCCTTGAGTGTGCCGTCGTTGATCGGGATCTTTTTTATGGAACGGATCTCGATAATGTTTTGGTTGTGCAGAGTTATGTGACTCCATATCGCTACCGAATTGTTCCCATGATGGCCGAAATCATGAAATCACCATCCATTTAAGGTGTGCGGAGCAAATCATGGCACTGGCGACTCCCCTTATGCGTGATGCTCGGATTTTGTTGGCGGGATCCTTGCCACGGGTGGCCGTGGAATCAGAACGGATTATTGCCTGGCTGGATGGGATTGCGGCGGATCATCCTTTTTCCCTGACGGAACTGGCCGCTCTTCCCGCTGGTGAGGGTCTGGCCGCCTTGGCCGCTCTTGATTTGGAGCGACGACAACCGATTCTCGACCAAATGGCTTTGTCAGGGGAAAAACGTCGCCGGATTGAGACCGTTTTGGAACACATGCCAGGACAAAAAGAGTCCGCCATTCTCGTGCAGGCATTTTCCTATGCGGCCCAATGTGGGCGTTTGCTCAGTCAACCAGACCTGTTGCAAAGAGAGGATGCGACTATTTCCCCGGCAGAGGTATCTGACGACTCCAGGATCACAGGAATCGAAGAAATTCCTGAAGAAATTCGCAAGATCCTTGACTCGGGTCAGCTTGATGATATCGAGCAACTGCGTATAAGACATCCAGATCCAGAACACATGGCGTCGCTCGCTGTTGCAGCTGTATGGAAATACAAACACCATTGGCAAAAAAAAGAATTGTCTCAGGCCATGGAATGGATGCGCAAGGCGGAAGCCATTTTTTCAGCAGTGGGAGTTGAAAAAGAACTGGCGGAAATCAGAGATTCGATGGTTTGGCTGTTGCATGTGCGCGGGGACTTGCATGAAGCCATACGCATTCTTCGTGAAAAACAATTGCCTGCATATGAACGCCTGGGTGACGAACGTTCACGGGCAGTCACCTTGGGAAATATTGCTTATTTTATTTGGAAGCTTGGAGAATTGGATGAAGCATTGCGCATTTGCCGCGAAGAACAATTACCTGTAGTCGAATGCCTGGGTGATATGCAATTACGGGCACTTGCTCTGGGACAAGTTGCCGATATTCTCCGGGCACGTGGTGAATTGGATGAGGCTCTGCGTATTCATCGTGAAGAACAATTGCCTGTATTCGAACGTCTGGGCGATCTGTTCAATCTGGCGCATACCCGTTATTCCATTGCCATTTTGTTGTATGAACAAAATGGCCTGACTCCGGAGTCCACTCCGTTAATCCTGGATCACTTGAACACGGCATTTGCTCTGAGTGTTCAGCAACAACGTCCCGAGGCTGTTTCGGCAATCGGTTTCCTGCTGGGCCAGGTATTGAAAGCCACGGAAAACAAGCAGGAGGCCATTGCCGTCCTGGAACAGGTTGCCACCGCAGCACGCCAGATTGGGTTGCAGGTGGCCATCGAAAATTGCGATACTTTGCTCGGTCAATTGAAAAACACGGAAAAAATTCCGGCTTGACTGTTTTGTTTATTTATTATTGAAGCATCCGGTTGGGAAGCGGGACATAAACCATGATCGAGGCACCGCGCAAGACTCCATTGATTCTGCTGGTGGATGACGACCAGGAGACGAGCCTCTGGCTGAGGAGGCTGTTGCAGCAGGAAGGGTATGACCTGTGCGAGGCCCACGCCGGGGAACAGGCTGTGGCATTGTTTCTGGAGACCTCCCCGGATCTGGTTCTCATGGATGCCGACATGTCCGGCATGTGTGCCTTCGATGCCTGCGCCCGGATCAAACATCTCCAGGGTGAACACAACGTGCCGGTGGTGTTCATGGCGGATTATCCGTGCGAAGGGGAAGTTTTGCAGAGGGTCTACCGGGTGGGGGCGGAAGAGTTTGTCTACAAACCGGTCAATCCAGATATATTGCGCCATCGGCTGGCCCGCCTGATTACCGGCAATCAGGAAAAACGCATTCTCCAGGAAAAAGAGACCCGCCTGCGCCAGATCCTGGAATCAACCGTGGATGGCATCATCACCATCGATGCAACGGGGACGATTCAATCCTGTAATCCCGGTGCCCAACGTATTTTTGGCTATGATCCTGATGAAATTTTGGGAAAAAACGTCCGGATGCTCATGCCGCAGCCCTATCGGGATGAACATGATGGTTATCTGCGCCGATATTTGGCAACGGGTGAGTCCAGGGTGGTGGGGCAGGGTCGTGAGCTGAAAGGACAACGCAAAAACGGCGCAATCTTTCCGCTCTATGTGGCCATCAACAGCATGCGCGTGGGAGGACGGATCTATTTTACCGGCATTCTTCGGGATATGACCCACGCCAAGGCCGCCGAAGAGGAGATTCAAAAGCTGGCCAGGGTGGTGGAAGAAAGCCCCAGCATGATCATGATGACCGATCCTGATGGCCATATTGAATACGTCAATAAAAAGTTTCAG of the Magnetococcales bacterium genome contains:
- a CDS encoding DUF262 domain-containing protein; translated protein: MNIPGSSSDDWPEPHSNPSPGRVEDDDDVGDARPFDPRKVKIETKPMTLAPLIQRMREGRINLAPEFQRQEVWKLTAKSRLIESLLIRIPLPAFYMDASDENSWVVVDGLQRLCTLRDFVVPHDEGRRLILQDLEYLKDLEGKSFHDLHRPLQRRIEETEIIVFLIEKGTPCDLKFNLFKRINTGGLPLSSQEIRHALHQGPATRFLKELARTDEFLRATGGDVADDRMQAREYILHALAFLLTPYTAYAGDFNAFLGETMVRMNNMSDQELASLRNRFMRAMVHAEKIFGEQAFRKPTKPGDRVLPISRALFEVWSVGLDSLSDDELASLVARKDVVVNLFAESMHAHVCVHDFSNSASHSERVKRRFQDVEKMIWRVLSA